Genomic DNA from Candidatus Hydrothermales bacterium:
AAAATGATTTGAAAATACTTGATGCTTCAGCTGTTGCCTTATGTAAAGAAAATCAAATAGAGATAATTGTATTTAATATAACAAAGAACGGGATTTTAAAGAAAATTTTACTTGGAGAAAAGTTAGGTACGCTTGTTACAAGGTAAATTTCTAATAAAGCTGGCTCAGGGAATTTTGCCAATAGTTTATTACTTCTTTTTAAAAACAATAAAATTTAGGCAAATAGGAGATTTTCCAAATAAAAGGGCTCTTTTTTGTTTTTGGCATAGATCCTTTTTTCCGCTAATTTATTTTTATAGAAACAAAAGAATAAGAATTTTAGTTTCTGCCTCAAAAGATGGTGAACTTTTGGTAAAACCTTTAAAGAAATTTGGATTTGCTGTAATAAGGGGATCAAGCACAAAATTGGGAGATAAAGCTTTTAGAGAAATCGTGAGGGCTCTGAAAAAAGATAAACTTGCAGCAATTACACCTGATGGACCAAAGGGGCCAAGGGAGATTTTTAAAGAAGGAGCCCTTTTTATATCTTACTTATCTTGTGCTCCCATACACCTTGTTGGTGTTGCCTTTTCTAAAAAAATTGAACTTCCCACCTGGGATAAATTCATGATCCCTCTTCCCTTTTCTCGCTGCACAGTCTTTATTTCCTCTCCAATTTATATTTACAACAAAAAAAACATTGACAAAGAACTTTTTACAAAACTTTTAAAAGAAGTAAATTTAATAGCAGAAAAATATATTAAAAGGGGAGGGAAAATATGTTAATGTATTTTTTAACTTTTTATATAACGATTAATTTACCAAACGGTCTTCATGTTATATACAAAAAGAAGGAAAAAACAGATATCTTTACTTTTCTTCTCGTTGTAAACTCCGGAAGTTTTAATGAGGAGGAAGGTTTTGAGGGGATGACCCACTTTCTTGAACATATGCTCTTTGATGGTAATGAAAAGTTTACAAGGGAGAAACTTAGGAAAAATTTTGATAAACTTGGACTCTACGTTAATGCCTTTACAAGAGAAGATTATACGGCATTCTTTTTTTCTGGACCTGACCAAAACTATAAAGAAGGAATATATCTTTTATATCTTATGATTTTTAAATCAACTTTTCCTGATAAAGAATTTGAAAAAGAAAAAGGTGTTATATTGCAGGAAATTTATCAGGATAGATCAAGAGAATTTAACGTTGTGAAAGAAAAGGTGGACTCAATAATCTTTTTAGGGACTAACTATTCACACCCTGTTATTGGATAT
This window encodes:
- a CDS encoding lysophospholipid acyltransferase family protein; translated protein: MLQGKFLIKLAQGILPIVYYFFLKTIKFRQIGDFPNKRALFCFWHRSFFPLIYFYRNKRIRILVSASKDGELLVKPLKKFGFAVIRGSSTKLGDKAFREIVRALKKDKLAAITPDGPKGPREIFKEGALFISYLSCAPIHLVGVAFSKKIELPTWDKFMIPLPFSRCTVFISSPIYIYNKKNIDKELFTKLLKEVNLIAEKYIKRGGKIC